The Asticcacaulis sp. EMRT-3 region CAGCAGGGCCAGCAGGATCAGCCATGCCCCGCCCCACGCCTTCAGCAGGAAGGCAGGAGCTTCCGCCAGCGCCTGTTTCAGCGAAAATACCGCCCCGATCCGCATAACTCCCCCGTTCAGCCCTGTTTTTCACGGCCATAACAAACCCTTCGGTCATTAGAAACAAATCCATTCTCTTGAGAAGCTTATTTCGTTAACCCTCCGCCATTTTCTGTTCGGCGCTGGCCCTGCGGCCACACCCGCCCTCTTCACAGTCCAGCCATCATGCTGTAGAGCCGCGCCATGTCGAAACATATCCCCCCTGTTCATATTATCGGCGGCGGCCTTGCCGGTTCCGAAGCCTGCTGGCAACTGGTCAGCGCCGGTGTGCCCGTCATCCTGCACGAAATGCGCGGCGCCATGCGCGATGGCGCCCCGATCACCACCAAGGCCCACCAGACAGACGGACTGGCCGAACTGGTCTGCTCGAATTCGTTTCGATCCGACGACTGGCAATTTAATGCCGTCGGCCTGCTGCATGAGGAGATGCGCCGCGCCCATTCGCTGATCCTGCGCTGCGCCGATCAGCATCAGGTGCCGGCGGGCGGCGCTCTGGCCATGGACCGCGAGCATTTCAGCGCCGCCGTCACCGAAGCGCTTGCCAGCCATCCCCTCGTCACGATTGTACGCGAAGAAGTGACCACGCTGGCTGACAAACCGTGGGACAATGTGATCTGCGCCACCGGCCCGCTGACCTCGGAAGCCCTGTCGCAGTTCGTGCTGGAGGTTTCGGGCGAAGGCCAGCTCAGCTTCTTCGACGCCATCGCCCCGATCATCCATTACGACTCCATCGACATGTCGAAGGCGTGGAAGCAATCGCGTTATGATAAGGAAGGCCCCGGCGGCGATGCGGCGGCCTATATCAATTGCCCGATGGACAAGGGCCAGTACGAGGCCTTTATCGACGCCCTGCTCGACGGCCCCAAGGCCGAGTTCAAGGATTGGGAGCATGTGCCCTATTTCGACGGCTGCCTGCCGATCGAGGTGATGGCCGAACGCGGCCGCGAAACCCTGCGCTACGGCCCGATGAAGCCGGTAGGCCTGACCAATCCGCACAACCCGACCGTCAAGGCCCACGCCATCATCCAGCTTCGCCAGGACAATGCGCTCGGTACACTCTATAATATGGTCGGCTTCCAGACCAAGCTGAAACACGGCGCGCAAGCTGAGGTGTTCCGCATGATTCCGGGGCTGGAAAACGCCCAGTTCGCCCGCTTGGGCGGCCTGCATCGCAACACCTTCATCCAGTCGCCGAAACTGCTCGACCGGAATCTGAGGCTGAAGGCTGTCCTGCCGGAAAAATCCGTGCGTTTCGCCGGACAGATCACCGGCGTCGAGGGCTATGTCGAAAGCGCCGCCATCGGCCTGCTGGCCGGACGCTTCGCCGCCGCACAGGCGCTGGGCCGTGAGCTTGATGCGCCCCCCGAAACCACGGCGCTGGGCGCGCTGATCAACCACATTACCGGCGGCCATCTGGAGGGCGGGGCCTTCCAGCCCCAAGCCTTTCAGCCTATGAATGTCAATTACGGGCTTTTGCCGCCCCTCGAAGCGCCGAAAATCGACGAAGAGGGCCGCAAAATCCCGCTCAAGGAACGTGGCCGCGCCAAAAAACGCCTGATGTCGTTGCGTGCCTTGCGCGATCTCGATGGCTGGCTAAATATCGCCTGAATGTCGGCCTATAGCGAAAAAAGAAGACACAACACGGATAGACACGGATGCTGGCCATGGCCAGCGACACGGATGCACACGGATTTCGGGATCACATTTGACGGCCATGCCATCGAATAGCCAACAAAAAGCGCCAGCGCTTAAAATTGTCATGAAATCCGTGTTCATCCGTGTCGAGGCGCATCCGCGCCTCGTATCCGTGTCATCCGTGTTTGATCTTTACGTTTAAAGTTGGGGCCTATCGCTTGCGTTCGCTGACCTATCTTGCCCTCTCCGCCCTGATTGCGCTGACCGCCTGCGCCAGCGAAACGACGACCAAAACCGTCTATGTACCGGTAGTAGCGCCGGTCGCACCCTCGTCGCTGACACCCCTGCCGATCATGCTGTTCAACCAGACCAAGCAGGGCCGCAAGCTGTTCACGCTCGACGCCGAATTCCCCTATTGCGACCCGGTCACCGGCATGGTGATCGTGGTGCCCAAATGGTACGTCACCGATTTCGCCTCCGTGCCGTGGTACGGCCAGGGGCTGATCGATCCGCAAGGCCCCACGGCGCGCGCCGCCATCATCCACGACTGGCTCTATACCATAGGCGAACCGGGCAAGCGCGAAGTGGCCGACGCCATATTTTACCGCGCCATGCTCAAATACGGCGTGTCCGAATTTCAGGCGCGCATCGCCTATAATGCCGTGCGCACCGGCGGTGAAGGCGGTTATGGCCTGGCCAGCGACTGGGTTTTCATCGATCCGACGCGGCAGAATGTGCGTCAGCCGCCGCCCTTCGCCAAACCGGCCACGGGGGCCGTGCGCATCATGCCCGGCTGCCGCGGCTTTGATCAGTTGATCCAGAGCGGCTGGCGCGCCTATCCCGATAAGCCGGTGCAAATCGCCGTGCCGCCGCCCGTGGTGGTGACCGAAAAGCCGCTCGATAATCTGATCAGCGATCTGCCCTGGCAGAAAAAATCTAAATCCGGCCGCTGACGAAAGCCCAGAAAAGCCGCGCCCGCTTGGCCAGCGGCCCGGCGGGACGACCGCGCCAGATACCCGCACCCAAGGCGGCGGGCAAGGCCAGCGGCATCAGCGTCACCGGCAGGTTGCGCATGGCCTCGGCGGCCTCACGATGCAGATGCGCCCGTTCGGTTTCGCCCGCATCGCTCAAACCCCGGCGCGCCTTCAGACCGGCCAGACCATAGAGACGGCTTGTCGCCAGCAAAGGCGCAGCCTCGGCCGAGGAATCCAGCAGGGCGGCGGCCAGACGCGCCACAATCGCCTCGCCGCGATCCACTGCGCCAAGCGCAGCCTTGATCATCAGTTCGCCCTTGTCGAGCAGAGGCATCTGGCCTTCGATCAGGTCATAAAAAGCCTGTGGCGCAAGTCCATGTGTCACGATGAGCGATTTCAGCTCATCGGTCAGGGGGTGATAGCGCACCGGCCTGCCGTGATCGATCTCCTCGATGGCTTCCCACCACCAGCGCAGACGGATTTCCCCCATCAGCGGATCGCTGACGCGGTTGGGAATATCGCGCAGAGTTTCAAGAAAAGCGTATAAACTTAAGATTTGACGGCGCTTTTCCTCATCAGCAATAAAGGCGCAGGCGAGAACAATATCCTCATTCGCCGGTACAGATTCGCTTGCCATGCTCTATCCGAAAAGCGTCTGGTACATGGTCATGGCGATCAGCATCGGCAGCGACAACAGCACATTGATGCGTGAAAACAGCATGGCGCGCACCGCCGCTGCGGCCTTCTTTTCCGGCGTCGCCTCTTTCAGGCCCAGCACGATCTTCTGCGCCGGCCAGACAAAGTGCCAGACATTGAGCATCATGATGATGCCGAGCCACATGCCGGTGCCGATGAAGATAAACTGCGCATTGGCGGCGTTGAAGCCGAACACTGTGCCGGATGGCGTCAGGCTGAAGAAGCCGAGGCTGAGGGCAGGTACGATATAGCCGCGCAGCCAGGCCAGGATCAGGCCGAACAACACGGTGAACAGGGCGGCGTAGCGAAACCAGAACAGGGCTTCCGGGGCGATATATTGATTGACCGCCGATTTCAGCTCAGCGGGCATGGCGGGCATGACCCGGCTTTGCACGAAGTTGAAATAATAGAGCAGACCAATCCACATCACGCCGCACAGAACGTGCGCCCAACGCAAGATCGCCACGGCATAGATGACATCGAAACCACCCGGCGCATGGACACCGAAGCCGATAGCGAACAGCAGGGCCAGGATGAAACTGACGATCACCACATTGCGCAGATTGCCGAAAAAGCCCGTCATGATAACCTCGCCCGTCTTGCCTGAATGGCGCGCAAACTAGCTCAAAAGATCAGGGCTTACAATGAGATTGCGGACAGGTTTGGGGCCTCAAAGCTCAATCCCAGCCATTGTTTTTGAGCGGGCGCAGTTCGCTTTCCAGTCCGGCGTCGATCAGCAATTGCCGCGCTGCGTCGAATTGCGCCTCCGGCACCAGAACACGCTTGGGGAACATGCCGATCGAGCCTTCCGCCGAGCTCATGGCCTGATCGGCCACGAAATAAGGTGTGCCAACCTCTTTCAGAAGCGATTCCACAAAGGAAATCAGGGCCGGGTTATTGGTGCGGATCAGATCTTTCATAGGCGCAGGATGCTATGGTTTGCCGTGGAAGATCAATCTTAAAAAGGAATCCACAGATACACACAGATGAACACAGATTGGATCATCCGCGAAGCGCTGTACTATTCCTGCCATCTGCCCGAGATCAGCGGATCAGCACCTGGCCAATCTGTGTCCATCTGTGTGTATCTGTGGATTCAAGCTTGCCTTACCGTCGCATAACGCAAAAACCCCGCCGGTTTGCACCGACGGGGTTTGTTTTAGCTTTGTCGCGTTATGGGGTGTGGGGTCTGTGACCCCACGACCTTGCCCCCTTATTCGACGATCTTGGCCACAACACCGGCGCCGACGGTACGGCCGCCTTCGCGGATAGCGAAGCGCAGCTTTTCTTCCATGGCGATCGGGGTGATCAGTTCCACGTCCAGCTCGGCATTATCGCCCGGCATGATCATTTCCACGCCTTCGCGCAGGCGGATGATGCCCGTCACGTCGGTGGTGCGGAAGTAGAATTGCGGCCGGTAGTTGGTGAAGAACGGCGTATGGCGGCCGCCTTCTTCCTTGGTCAGGATGTAGGCTTCGGCCACAAACTTGGTGTGCGGCGTGATCGAGCCGGGCTTGCAGAGAACCTGGCCGCGCTCAACGTCTTCGCGCTTGGTGCCGCGCAGCAGAACGCCGACATTGTCGCCAGCCTGGCCCTGGTCGAGCAGCTTGCGGAACATTTCAACGCCCGTGCAGGTCGTCTTTTGAACCGGACGGATGCCGACGATTTCGACTTCTTCGCCGACCTTGACGATGCCGCGCTCAACGCGACCGGTCACGACCGTACCACGGCCCGAGATCGAGAACACGTCTTCCACCGGCATCAGAAACGGCAGGTCAACCGGACGCTCCGGCTGCGGGATATAGGCGTCAACCTGGGTCATCAGTTCCAGAACGCGGTCCTGACCGATGGCCGGGTCGCGGTCTTCAACGGCGGCCAGAGCCGAACCCTTGACGATGGGGATGTCGTCGCCGGGGAACTGGTAGGAAGACAGCAGTTCGCGCACTTCCATTTCGACCAGTTCGAGCAGTTCTTCGTCGTCGACCATGTCCACCTTGTTCATGAACACGACCAGAGCCGGAACGCCGACCTGACGGGCCAGCAGAATGTGCTCTCTAGTTTGCGGCATCGGGCCGTCAGCAGCCGAAACCACCAGGATCGCGCCGTCCATCTGCGCCGCACCGGTGATCATGTTCTTCACATAGTCGGCGTGGCCCGGGCAATCGACGTGGGCATAGTGGCGGTTCGCCGTTTCATATTCGACGTGCGCCGTGTTGATCGTGATGCCGCGTGCCTTTTCTTCGGGCGCCGCGTCGATGTCGGCATAGTTCTTTGCCGTCGCGCCGCCGGTCTTGGCCAGCGTGATCGTGATCGCCGCCGTCAAAGTCGTCTTGCCGTGGTCAACGTGACCAATCGTGCCGATGTTGCAGTGCGGCTTATTACGGTTGAATTTTTCCTTGGCCATATGTTCAGGCTCCGTATTGCCCAAGCGGGCTAAGGGTTAAAACTGATCCGTTGTTTCGATCTCTGAGAAACAACTTTAAGCAAAAAAGTCATGCCGAAGCGAAGGGCCGCCCCGAGCAAGGCTTGTCGATTTGACCCCACGTTCAAAGTACACTGAGCGTCAGCGAAGGACTTTGAACGTGAATGTCTGGAGCGGGTAGTCGGGATCGAACCGGCATCCTCAGCTTGGAAGGCTGCTGCACTACCATTGTGCTATACCCGCCGAAGAGCCGCTAATTAAGTCCGCAGAAGACGAAAAGCGCCGCTTCAATTCTTGTGATTCGCGCCCTGTCTGATCGACGCCTGAGGCCGCCTGAGTTTTGAGTGAATGGTGGGGGAAGAAGGACTCGAACCTTCGAAGCTTACGCAGCGGATTTACAGTCCGCCCCCTTTGCCACTCGGGACATTCCCCCAAACACTCAAACCTAGGCCGATCGTCAGGCTTCGATCCGACGCCTTAAACTCGACCTTCAAAAAAAGGACAAGCCCTTTAGCGAAAAAAACTTCTGGACAACGCAGTTTGGTCGTAAAGACGCCGCTGATTATCCTTCCGCCTGTCTCAAGGCCTCAAATCGGAGCGCGTCTTATAGTGTCCTCTTTTCGTGAACGCAACGACCCGAAGCGGCATTCCGGCAAAAACCGCGCACAAAATTTCGCCGAGCCGGCAAAACCAGTGTCCGGCAAGCCGCGCTCAGATGACAAGAACGCCAAAAAACTACAGCATAATCATAAACATAAAACGAATGACGAAGGCTGGATATGGGGTGTTCACGCCGTCTTGGCCGCACTGAAAAATCCCCGTCGTCAGGGGCCGATCCGGCTGTTTTTGAGCGAAGATCGCAGCCAGACCCTCGCGCCCGAGTTGCTGAAACGCGCTGACATGCGCCTGACCACCCTGCCGGGTGCGGAGATTGCCCGCCTTTTGCCGCAGGGCGCGGTGCATCAGGGCATGGCCCTGCACGCCCCAGTGCCGGAGGGTGATTCGCTCGACAGCCTGATGGAAGCCCCCGCCGTGAACGGTGTTCGCGTGTTGCTGATGCTCGATCAGGTGACCGATCCGCAGAATATCGGGGCGATTTTCCGCTCGGCGGCCGCCTTTGGCGTTAGCGGCCTGATCATGCAGGATCGCCATGCCCCGCCCCTGCAAGGCGTGCTGGCCAAGACGGCGGCGGGGGCCATCGATGCCGTGCCGTTCGCGCGTGTCACCAATCTGTCGCGCGCCCTCGAATCGCTCAATGAAGCGGGCTACATCAGCATCGGTCTGGCTGGCGAAGGGGAATCGAACCTGCACGATCTGCTTTTTGCGCAAAACTGGCGCGAGGGCTTCGACAAGCTGGTTCTGGTGCTGGGCTCGGAAGGCGATGGCATCCGAAGGCTTGTCGCCGAGCATTGCGATCATCTGGCGCGCATCCCCATGCCGGGCGGTTTTGAGAGCCTCAATGTCAGCCACGCCGCCTCAATCGCGCTTTACGAAGCCTGCGCGCGCATCGCTGCCCCCGATTAAAATTTGACATGCCAGGTCAGCCCCCTATGTGTGAAAGACAGGCAGCAATGAGGAGGACGCCGTGCATTTCGACCTGTCATTTTTGCATATGCAGGGTTTGACTTTGCCGGGTTTTCTCAGTCCCTATATGTCCGCCCATATGCTGGCCGAGGGGCTGGTTTTTTTACAGGTCGTCTTCATCGACATCGTCATGGCAGGCGATAATGCTGTGGCCGTCGGTCTGGCCGCAGCGGGCCTGCCGGTGGATAAGCGCCGCCAGGCCATCGCCTATGGGCTGATCGGTGCCACCATCCTGCGCATCGGCTTCGTGCTGCTCGCCGTGCAGCTTCTCCAGATCGTCGGACTCTTGCTGGCAGGCGGCCTGCTGCTGTTGTGGGTGTGCTGGAAGATGTGGCGCGAACTGCGCCACAGCGAAATTGAGAGCGAAGCCGAAGCGGACTCCGCCAAGCCGCGCCGCCCGCCGAAAACCCTGCTGGCGGCCACCCTGCTGATCCTCGGTGCCGATATTTCGATGTCGCTCGATAATGTCCTGGCGGTCACCGGCGCGGCGGAAGATCATATCTGGGTGCTGGCTTTCGGCCTGCTGTTTTCCATCGCCGCGATGGGTTTCGCCGCCAATCTGATTGCCAGCCTGCTGC contains the following coding sequences:
- the rlmB gene encoding 23S rRNA (guanosine(2251)-2'-O)-methyltransferase RlmB, translated to MSSFRERNDPKRHSGKNRAQNFAEPAKPVSGKPRSDDKNAKKLQHNHKHKTNDEGWIWGVHAVLAALKNPRRQGPIRLFLSEDRSQTLAPELLKRADMRLTTLPGAEIARLLPQGAVHQGMALHAPVPEGDSLDSLMEAPAVNGVRVLLMLDQVTDPQNIGAIFRSAAAFGVSGLIMQDRHAPPLQGVLAKTAAGAIDAVPFARVTNLSRALESLNEAGYISIGLAGEGESNLHDLLFAQNWREGFDKLVLVLGSEGDGIRRLVAEHCDHLARIPMPGGFESLNVSHAASIALYEACARIAAPD
- a CDS encoding YjbE family putative metal transport protein (Members of this highly hydrophobic protein family,regularly are found preceded by the yybP-ykoY manganese riboswitch (see RF00080). A metal cation transport function is proposed.), which encodes MSAHMLAEGLVFLQVVFIDIVMAGDNAVAVGLAAAGLPVDKRRQAIAYGLIGATILRIGFVLLAVQLLQIVGLLLAGGLLLLWVCWKMWRELRHSEIESEAEADSAKPRRPPKTLLAATLLILGADISMSLDNVLAVTGAAEDHIWVLAFGLLFSIAAMGFAANLIASLLHRHRWIGYAGLLVVTLVAFRMIWEGGVNVWDAAGCDLTFRCVPAAMQDLRDHVAELHRLI
- a CDS encoding DUF1353 domain-containing protein; protein product: MRSLTYLALSALIALTACASETTTKTVYVPVVAPVAPSSLTPLPIMLFNQTKQGRKLFTLDAEFPYCDPVTGMVIVVPKWYVTDFASVPWYGQGLIDPQGPTARAAIIHDWLYTIGEPGKREVADAIFYRAMLKYGVSEFQARIAYNAVRTGGEGGYGLASDWVFIDPTRQNVRQPPPFAKPATGAVRIMPGCRGFDQLIQSGWRAYPDKPVQIAVPPPVVVTEKPLDNLISDLPWQKKSKSGR
- a CDS encoding squalene/phytoene synthase family protein → MASESVPANEDIVLACAFIADEEKRRQILSLYAFLETLRDIPNRVSDPLMGEIRLRWWWEAIEEIDHGRPVRYHPLTDELKSLIVTHGLAPQAFYDLIEGQMPLLDKGELMIKAALGAVDRGEAIVARLAAALLDSSAEAAPLLATSRLYGLAGLKARRGLSDAGETERAHLHREAAEAMRNLPVTLMPLALPAALGAGIWRGRPAGPLAKRARLFWAFVSGRI
- the trmFO gene encoding methylenetetrahydrofolate--tRNA-(uracil(54)-C(5))-methyltransferase (FADH(2)-oxidizing) TrmFO translates to MSKHIPPVHIIGGGLAGSEACWQLVSAGVPVILHEMRGAMRDGAPITTKAHQTDGLAELVCSNSFRSDDWQFNAVGLLHEEMRRAHSLILRCADQHQVPAGGALAMDREHFSAAVTEALASHPLVTIVREEVTTLADKPWDNVICATGPLTSEALSQFVLEVSGEGQLSFFDAIAPIIHYDSIDMSKAWKQSRYDKEGPGGDAAAYINCPMDKGQYEAFIDALLDGPKAEFKDWEHVPYFDGCLPIEVMAERGRETLRYGPMKPVGLTNPHNPTVKAHAIIQLRQDNALGTLYNMVGFQTKLKHGAQAEVFRMIPGLENAQFARLGGLHRNTFIQSPKLLDRNLRLKAVLPEKSVRFAGQITGVEGYVESAAIGLLAGRFAAAQALGRELDAPPETTALGALINHITGGHLEGGAFQPQAFQPMNVNYGLLPPLEAPKIDEEGRKIPLKERGRAKKRLMSLRALRDLDGWLNIA
- a CDS encoding DUF2007 domain-containing protein, with product MKDLIRTNNPALISFVESLLKEVGTPYFVADQAMSSAEGSIGMFPKRVLVPEAQFDAARQLLIDAGLESELRPLKNNGWD
- the tuf gene encoding elongation factor Tu, which produces MAKEKFNRNKPHCNIGTIGHVDHGKTTLTAAITITLAKTGGATAKNYADIDAAPEEKARGITINTAHVEYETANRHYAHVDCPGHADYVKNMITGAAQMDGAILVVSAADGPMPQTREHILLARQVGVPALVVFMNKVDMVDDEELLELVEMEVRELLSSYQFPGDDIPIVKGSALAAVEDRDPAIGQDRVLELMTQVDAYIPQPERPVDLPFLMPVEDVFSISGRGTVVTGRVERGIVKVGEEVEIVGIRPVQKTTCTGVEMFRKLLDQGQAGDNVGVLLRGTKREDVERGQVLCKPGSITPHTKFVAEAYILTKEEGGRHTPFFTNYRPQFYFRTTDVTGIIRLREGVEMIMPGDNAELDVELITPIAMEEKLRFAIREGGRTVGAGVVAKIVE